In the genome of Cronobacter malonaticus LMG 23826, one region contains:
- a CDS encoding DUF421 domain-containing protein: MKAFDLQRMALDKFPLEFLGEVALRSLYTFILVFLFLKITGRRGVRQMSLFEVLIILTLGSAAGDVAFYDDVPLLPVLVVFVTLGLLYRLVMWLMSCSEKLEDLLEGKPRIIIEDGELAWEKLNRENMTEFEFFMELRTKGVEHLGQVRLAILEANGQISVYYYPDKLVRPGLSILPEYCSERFEHIPETGDYACIRCSEVVTFNAGVKPSCPRCKNHIWVKASTATRVT, from the coding sequence ATGAAAGCTTTCGATTTGCAACGGATGGCGCTTGACAAATTTCCTCTTGAATTTCTGGGTGAAGTCGCGCTGCGCAGTCTTTACACCTTTATTCTGGTGTTTCTGTTTCTCAAAATCACCGGGCGGCGCGGCGTGCGTCAGATGTCGCTCTTTGAGGTGCTGATTATCCTGACGCTCGGCTCAGCGGCGGGTGACGTGGCGTTTTACGACGACGTGCCGCTGCTGCCGGTGCTGGTAGTTTTCGTCACGCTCGGTTTGCTCTACCGCCTGGTGATGTGGCTGATGTCCTGTAGCGAAAAGCTTGAGGATCTGCTGGAGGGCAAACCGCGCATCATTATTGAAGACGGTGAGCTGGCCTGGGAAAAACTCAACCGGGAGAACATGACGGAATTTGAGTTCTTTATGGAGCTGCGAACCAAAGGCGTGGAGCATCTGGGGCAGGTGCGACTCGCCATCCTTGAGGCTAACGGACAAATCAGCGTCTATTACTATCCCGACAAACTGGTGCGCCCGGGGCTGTCGATTCTGCCGGAGTATTGTAGCGAGCGTTTTGAACATATCCCCGAAACCGGTGATTACGCCTGTATCCGGTGTAGCGAAGTGGTGACGTTTAACGCAGGCGTCAAACCGTCCTGTCCGCGCTGCAAAAACCATATATGGGTGAAGGCAAGCACCGCGACCCGCGTCACCTGA